Genomic window (Wolbachia endosymbiont of Aedes albopictus):
ACTAAGAGCAAAATTTTGAGACCCCGTTAGTACATATCGACCCTTTACAGGAGACTCATCAGCTATTTCTTGAAGATATGATAATAACTCAGGCACGTGCTGTACTTCATCAAAAATAGCGCCCTGCTGATAATTAGCTAGAAATGCCCTAGGATCATTTTGCGCTTGAAAACGAGTGTCAATATTTTCTAAAGATACGTACGGCAAATGCTTAAACAACGTTTTTGCAATAGTTGTTTTACCAGACTGTCTGGGGCCTGTAATGCCCAGAGCAGGATAAAGCTTAGAAAATCTTTCTAAAACTGGGGTTATAGAACGTAAATACATAAATTGAATTTTATAGTTTCAATATGCAAGAATACTATAAAATGACAACACTTACACGAACATTATGATTTGAAAACAGGGTTTTGCACAAGACTTGCTGAACTTTCTACAAAAACATAGTTGATATCTCTGGCGATAACGTCCCTGAGCCCTCCTTCCTGATCCATTCTCTACCTTGAACCGGAGGCTCCTCAAACTCTAAATCTTGTTTTCGTCGCCTCTCCCCTAATTATATACTATATTATATATATAAATATAATATAGTATATAATTTATAGGGGGGTATACCAAAAAAATGAGCTTTTTTTGAGCTGAGCGAAGCCACCTAAGGTAGAGAATGGATCAGGAAGGAGGGCTGTATAATAATATATTTAATGTTTATAGAGTTGTTTTAAAGTTGAATATTTGTAAAAAATAATGTATAATTATTAATGGTTTTTAAGTGGATTTCTTATGGTTTTATCAAAGTTCTTAGATCCAAAAAACAATTACGCGTTCAAGCGTATCTTTGGCAGTGAGAAGAATAAAGACATTCTTGTTCACCTTCTCAATGATATTCTAGGTCTCACTGGTGAAGCTAAAATAAAGGACGTGAAGTTCTTAAATCCTATTCTAAACCCCGATATTGCCTCTCAAAAGGAGAGTATTGTTGATGTACTCTGTAGAGATTCTAAAGGTATTCAAACGATTGTTGAGATGCAGGTCGCCAGAACTACTGGCTTCGAAAAACGTGCACAGTACTATGCTGCTGGAGCTTATTTTAGCCAAGCCGACGTAGGTGGTAAATATCAGGACCTAAAAGAAGTTATCTTCATTGCTATCACTGACTTCGTTCTATTTCCTGAGGATTCTGAACATATTTCCACTCATCACATACTTAATATAAAAACCTATAGACATTACTTAAAAGATTTTAAATTTGTCTTTATTGAATTGCCAAAGTTTACAAAAACAAAAGAGGACCAATTAGAAAATATATTCGAAAAATGGTGTTACTTTTTTAAGTATGCAAGTGAGACTAGTGAAGAGGATCTGCAAAAAATAGTAGGGAGCGATGAGGTTATTGGCAGGGCTTATAATGAGTTGGTTGGATATAATTGGACTAAGGAAGAACGTGCTATATACTATGATGATAAGAAACGTGAGGATGACAACTTTTCCTGCATCATGCAAAGTAGAATCGAGGGAAAAATCGAAGGAAAAATCGAAGTTGCAAAAAACCTACTTAAAGCTGATGTATCTGTTGACTTAATAGCTGAATCTACTGGTCTTCCAATTGATGAGATCAAAAAACTAAAGTCAAATTAACCAAGTGCACATAACTTAGCTCGTTTGCAGACATGCTTATAAAAGCGTTTTAAAAGGTTTTTATAGCGTTATTTGTAATCAGATAGTCTTCTATAGCTTTATTTAGAAAACATCTATAATGCCCCTTAAAATTTGAATAAAAGTTGATGCGAGCAAATCTACATGGTTTGAGTGTGTGTGATCCAAAATAGAATAAAAAGGAGGGCTGTATAAAAATATATTTAATGTTTTTGTGGCTTGAACTTTTTATAAACACCTTGTCTATGCTTTACTGAAACAATATCCACTTTGTGTTCTGTAGTATCTACACAATAAATCATGCGGTAATTCTTGACTTCTATCCTTCTGTGCCCTTCAAATTCGCCAAGCAGTTTTCTACCAACACTAGTTGGATTAGTCGTAAGAACTCCATTTATTATTTCTAGGACAATAGACCTTATATCTGCTGGTAAAGCAGGAATATCTTTTTTGAGAACGCGTTTAGCACATTCAACCAAATATAACTTTTTGTAAGGTTTCTTCATCAATCTTTATTCTTTCCTCACCCTCGCATTCCTCAATGATTTTGGATGCTCCAATATTCTCTACTTCATCGATTACTTGTTGCATTATCTTTTCTACTAGCTCTTGAACAGGCTTTTCAGCAACTGCAGCTAAGTCAATGAGACAACCTGAAAGTTCACTACTGAAAGTCATACTGACTTTTTGATCTGCCATAAGTTTTACCAAAATCTACCACTATGACAATTTTACAACATTTTTTTAATTTTTCAATAAAGAAAGGAGGGCTGTATAAAAATGTTTATGGAGTTGTTTTAAAGTTGAATACTTGTAAAAAATAATGTATAATTATTAATGGTTTTTAAGTGGATTTCTTATGGTTTTATCAAAGTTTTTAGATCCAAAAAACAATTACGCGTTCAAGCGTATCTTTGGCACTGAGAAGAATAAAGACATTCTTGTTCACCTTCTCAATGATATTCTAGGTCTCACTGGTGAAGCTAAAATAAAGGACGTGAAGTTCTTAAATCCTATTCTAAACCCCGATATTGCCTCTCAAAAGGAGAGTATTGTCGATGTACTCTGTAGAGATTCTAAAGGTATTCAAACGATTGTTGAGATGCAGGTCGCCAGAACTACTGGCTTCGAAAAACGTGCACAGTACTATGCTGCTGGAGCTTATTTTAGCCAAGCCGACGTAGGTGGTAAATATCAGGACCTAAAAGAAGTTATCTTCATTGCTATCACTGACTTCGTTCTATTTCCTGAGGATTCTGAACATATTTCCACTCATCACATACTTAATATAAAAACCTATAGACATTACTTAAAAGATTTTAAATTTGTCTTTATTGAATTGCCAAAGTTTACAAAAACAAAAGAGGACCAATTAGAAAATATATTCGAAAAATGGTGTTACTTTTTTAAGTATGCAAGTGAGACTAGTGAAGAGGATCTACAAAAAATAGTAGGGAGCGATGAGGTTATTGGCAGGGCTTATAATGAGTTGGTTGGATATAATTGGACCAAGGAAGAACGTGCTATATACTATGATGATAAGAAACGTGAGGATGACAACTTTTCCTGCATCATGCAAAGTAGAATTGAAGGTAGAAAGGAGAGAGAGATTGAGATGGCAAAGGCAATGCTTGCTGAAGGTATGGATGTCACTACCGTTGCTAGATTAACAGAATTATCTATTGACGAAATCGGGAAACTAAATTAACCAAGTGCACATGAGTTAGTAAACAATACTAATTAGCTCGTTTGCAGATATGCTTTGAGGTATAGAAACACGATAAAACGTTTTAAAAGGTTTTTATAGCGTTATTTGTAATCAGGTATAGTTTGCTGTAGCTTTATTCAGAAAACATCTGTAATATCCCTATACTTCCGTGCTTTTAAAAAAAGTTGATGCAAGCAAAATATTTTTTAATATGTTCGGGTTGATACCAAGAGGGGTTTATGTTAGCGTTTGCCCAGAGGCTTAGAAATATGTTTAGGTCAAATCTTGCTAATAATCCAGAAGGAAACATGGAAGAGGGATATGCTGATGGAAGAGAACATTACGAACTTCAGGAATTAAGAAATCTGAATTCACAATTTTTCGATATCTGTGAAAGAGAAGGTGTCAATTCAGGGATTAATTTTCTAAGTGATAATGGTTATTTAAATAGAGGGTCGCTTTCTAAAGTTATTAATACTAAGAATAGAGAAGGAAAGGATGTAATTACTCTAGTTGTTGAAAGTGATAACCTAGAATGCATTTCAACTGCTTTTGAGTACTTAACTCATGAAGATTTTAACAGAAAGGGTGAAAGAGATTATACACCTCTACATGAAGCTGTGCGTTTAAAAAGTAGTAACGCAGTTAAAAAGCTTTTAGAATCAGAACATGTAGACGTTGAGCTCCTAGATGAAAAGTTTTATAAAGCACGGAAGTATATTGACGATAAAGAAACAGCAAAATTGTTTGTTAAGTGCTATGATGAAAAAATCAGTAATTTGAGTGGAAAAGTAGAAGATAGCAATAAAAAATTAGTGCTAATTGGGCGTGCCATGCACACAACAAAATGTATTTTTGGACTCTTGGCAGCTTTTGGCTCTGTTATTAAGATATATGAAGATTATAATGCAGGAGCTGAACATAATCCTATCATTAATACCCTTGGTTCGCTTGGTAGTGCTGCAGGTCTATTCGTGTCTATTAATTATTGCGTCGATGCAGTGCTTTCATCGTATAGAAAAAAGAGTTCTAGTTTGAAAAAAGAACGCGAAAATTTTATAGAAGAAAGATATAAGGTGGAAAGAAAATTATATGATTTTCGAAAGGAACAGGCATCTTCTCATACTGGGACGAATTTAGTTGCTCCACGGGTATTGCAGTTAGCTTCAGTTTCTGATAGTGTGTATAGTCCCGAAATGCGGAATTAGGTATCTCTGGGACATACATCTAAATTAGGAATTGATGAGTTTGCAGTTAGAGTATTCTACTTAAAGCATATTGAACTATTAGTTTTTTATGGTATGTTAGCGGTGTATCAATTAGGGTAAATATGCAAAGAGCTTCTTCTATCGAGGAATCTAAGTCTGTCAAGAAAACGCCTTCCAAAACACCTGCCAAAAGAGCTAAAGCTAGCAAAGTAAGTAAAGATTCTGATAAAAAAGCTGAGCAATCATTAATAGATGTTATGCAGAATGAATCTGAGCAACCATCAATACCAGATAGTAGTTTGCTTGAAGTACCCAGAGGGCATAAAGTCAAGAGTGGATCTACGTCACGTAGAACAAGTTTTAATTCAGAAGCATCAGGAAATGAGAGTGATGTATCAGAGGTAAATGACATTGATGTTGAAGAATCTTGGAATTCGGTGTTAAAAAAAGATATAAAAAAATTTATAGAAGAAAAGAAGGAAAAAGGAGAGAGTTGGTGGATAGAGTTATTAGGGACGAAGGTAGGTTTTGATGCTGTTGCGAAGAAGTGGATAAGGGGAGAAAAGGCAAAAGATAATTTAGGACAGCTTCCTCAGGCATTAGATGAGCTAGTGGTAAGGTTAGTATGTGAAATTGACATATCTCCTGGCACAGCTTTCGAGGCAAAGAGGATATTTGCATTGTTTGAGTCGCTTAGTAACGTAATAGAAAAAGAACAGCGCAGAAAAATTGTGGAATTAATAGTTCAAGAGGACAAAACTAATCTATTAAAACTTGTTTGTAATGAAGAGAATAAGGGTCAATGGAATAAGAAGAAGGATGGTAGTATGGCTGCCTCATTCAATAACAGCGCAGATCGTCGATACTTTTGGAAAGGAGAGTTCAGTGGTTTTGCTACAATAGCAGAATTACTAAACTATGCAATTGATCAAGGTAGTCCTGGATCAGTGAGACTTCTTGTAGACAAAATATATAGTGCATTACATCCTATATATAATAAAGGACGGTATCTTGGTAGTACGCTATATTTGGGTCATTATTCATGTTCAGTTAATGGCAAAAGTATAATGTCAGGACAAGAGAAGGAAGAATTTTTTAAAGAGCTTCTAGAAAAAGTAATAGAAAAAGGTTTCACAGATTCATTATTGGGAATGTTAGGCGGAGATATAGCTCAGCTTATTCTTAGGATGTCAAAAGATAAATTTGAAGCATGCGATGAACTTCAAGATATTTACAACATGACTAAAACTGCAGTAATACGTGTTTTACAGTCATTGGTACAACCTCAGGCAGAAGATCGCAAAGCGCTCATAAAAGAATTAATAGAAAAAGGGGCAACAGTAGAGGAACGAGACATTAACGAAAAAGATCTAATAGCACTGGCAGGTGAGCACGGAGTAAAATTATTATTGAAAGGAAAAGGGAAAGGCTATATCAAGAGAAAACTTCAAGAAAATGGAGTGAATGTAAGCGAAGTAAAGAGGAAACTATCACAAGGTGTAATATATGGCATAATAGTAGAGTTGTTTTTTCATCAACATAAGCAAATATATGCGATAGCAGAAGGCACTAATAAACTAATTTTTTATGATTATTATAAGGATCTAACTGATAAAGATAAGGTAAAAGAAGTATTAAGTGATTTAAAGCAAGATATAGAGGGAGAAGTATTAAAAGTAATCATACAATTGAATAAGGTAGGTCGTGCTCAACAAAACCTTTTCTCTAGATTGGTATTCAAAGAAATCATGCTCGTTGAACCTAATAAAGGAAAAGATTCAGAGATAAACGTAGACAATGTAGAGAAGATAATAAAAGCTTGTGCTGCTCTTTGTCAAGAACCAATGCAAGAATTGGTGGAAGGTATAAAAATAAACAAAATTAACTTAGAAATTTATAATATTCTTAGACTTATCAATGTTGAGTTGCCAGATAATATAACAGTATTAGATACACTGAGTTTTAATGCTAGTGATATTATTTATAACGACTTTCAGAGAGAAATAGGCTCAGTATACAATAATCCTTCATCAGTGCCGGCATTTAGTGGATTCTCCCAGTATATTATCGATATGTTAGAAGCAGGAGAAGAAAAGTTACCTGAAGTAATAAGTGAGGTGGAAAAAAATGTGAAAGTTCTAGATGATAAAGGTTCTATTGATGTGAATGGTACGTTTCAAGTTCTTGAGATACTTCATCCAAAAATAACAAAAGAGCAGCGCAGAAAAATTGTGGAATTAATAGTTCAGGAGGATAAAACTAATTTATTAAAGCTTATTTGTAATGAAGAGAATAAGAGTCGAGAGAATAAGAAGAAGGATGGTAGTATGGTTACCTCATCCAATAACATGGCAATTGGTCAATACTTTTGGAAAGGAGAGTTCAGTGGTTTTGCTACAATAGTAGAATTACTAGAATATACAATTGATCAAGATAGTCCTGGATCAGCGAGACTTCTTGTAGACAGAATATATAGCACATTACATCCTATATATAATAGAGTACAGTATCTTGATAATGTGCGCTATTTGCAGAACTATCGATGTTCAGTTAATGGCAAAAGTGTAATATCAGTACAAGAGAAGGAAGAATTTTTTAAAGAGCTTCTAGAAAAAGTAATAGAAAAAGGTTTCACAGATTCATTATTGGGAATGTTAAGCGGAGATATAGCTCAGCTTATTCTTAGGATGTCAAAAGATAAATTTGAAGCATGCGATGAACTTCAAGATATTTACAACATGACTAAAACTGCAGTAATAGATGTTTTACAGTCATTGGTACAACCTCAGGCAGAAGATCGCAAAGCGCTCATAAAAGAATTAATAGAAAAAGGAGCAACAGTAGAGGAACAAGACATTACCGAAAAAGATCTAATAGCACTGGTAGATGAGCACAAAATAAAATTGCCATGGAAAGCAGGAATAAACGATATCAAGAGAAAACTTCAAGAAAATGGAGTGAATGTAAGCGAAGTAAAGAGGAAACTATCACAAGGTGTAATATATGGCATAATAGTAGAGTTGTTTTTTCATCAACATAAGCAAATATATGCGATAGCAGAAGGCACTAACAAGCTAATTTTTCATGATAGTCGTAATGATCCAACTGATAAAGGTAAGGTAAAAGAAGTATTAAGTGATTTAAAGCAAGATATAGAGGGAGAAGTATTAAAAGTAATCACAAAATTTAATAGGGTAGGTCATGCTCAACAAAACCTTTTCTCTAGATTGGTATTCAAAGAAATCATGCTCGTTGAACCTAATAAAGGAAAAGATTCAGAGATAAACGTAGACAATGTAGAGAAGATAATGAAAGGCTGTGTTGCTCTTCGTAAAGAACCAATGCAAAAATTGGTAGATGAGCTGAGGGAAAAAGGTGTAACAATAAATGAAAAAGTTATGGATGTTCTGAAGCTTGTTGGTGTTGATTCTTTAGCACTAGAAAAGAGTAATGTTGTAGCAAGTAGAAATATTCCACTGCTACAAATAGAAGATTTAACACTTAGTTCAAACAGTGGATCAGAGAAGAGCACTTCTAATGAGTTAAGACAACCATCTGCTGATGCTGAACTAACAAGTGATGATTGTTCATCGACTTCTCGTGATCCACTAAAGATAAACATTACAGGACCCGAGAGGGTGGCTAAAGCCAAGGTTTTGTCTCCACCTCCACCTGGTTCAAAAGCGGTAGAGAAAAAAGATAAAGGTTTTATGCAAAGTAATTGTGGACAAGGCGGAGAGTCTTATTATAATGCAGATGTAGGTAGTAGTCGTTACTACCTGAATATACAAAATAGTTGTAGGATGGTTGGAATGCACAGTTTGCAACAAGGAGGAATAGATAAGATCCGTTCTAAGCAACGGGAGTCATCGCGAAAGAAGTCATCTAATGTTTTGTTACCAAAAGTTAGTTACTTAGAGGATGCTCATTGCGAGAGATATAGAGAAGTGTTTCTAAATATGATGCTTGATTATAATGAATTTGTAGATTGTCGTGATTTACTACAGGAAGATCCGAATACAGGAGTGGGTCGCTCATCATTGAGTAGTTCATCAGATACTTCACTAGTTACTTCACCAAACAGTCAAAATGGTTCAAGAGATCAATCATACGAGGAGGAAGACCATTATCTAGATGGCATGCGAGATTACAATGACGCGATTGATCTGTTCAAAAAAAGAGACGTGGATCAAGCTAAGGGTAAGATTTGTCAGTCAGCAAGTAAGAAATTCGAATATGGAATGTTCGCATATGCGATAATAAAGTTCAAGGAGGCTATAGAAGGTAATATCACTCTTAAAAACATGTCGGGAGTAGACTGTGCTCCACAAGAAGTGATCAAAGAGGCTGTTAAATGTATGCTTGACTCAGGGAAGTTTTTTTCTCCCTTGAGTAGTTTTATACTTGGAATTATGGAATTATACAATCCAGGAAATTATGGCAAAGTGATTCAACATGAATCGGAAATGTCATGGAAAAGGCATTTCGCTGATGTCTTGCGGTATACTGAAACTACCACTTTAAGGGACAATCTCTTGGGTTTTATTGGAGCAAGTAACTTAGATTCTATTCAGCTAACTAGTTATCTGAACACAGTAGGAGAAGAGAGAGGAAGGAAAAAATTAGAATTTATAGTCGAATATGTAGAATATGAGTTAGCAAAAGAGATGATATCAAATAAAAAGGAGCTTGTTACTGCGGACTGTCTGCTTAAACGATTATCTTCCGAATCTTTTTTTGATGCGAAATATTCGTATGCGGTTGCGCTGTTCAGCGGTAGATTTGGTTACAAAGCAGATGAAAAGAAAAAAGAAGAAATTCGCGTGCTTCTCCAAGATGCTAGTCGTGGATGTCCAGAAGCAAAGCTTTTTATGGGGGGGGTATGAGTCTTTTAAGTCCGTTATTTGTTGGAGGTATTTGGAAGGTTATTTAAATGTAAAGTTTGGTGATAAGGCTGTGAAACAAAATTATCTCAAAGAAAAAATATCGATTTTTGTTGCTCATGAATACATTAAAGAGAACAGTTTATATGTACAATATGACAAACTAAAGGCTATAAATATTGTGCAGAAGAATTGCGATGAAGCTCAATTGGAAAGGTTAGAAAAAGCAATAAAAAAAGGCAAAAAATGTTCTCAAGGTCTATTAGATGATGAGGTATTAAAAACATTAAAACATATGGTTCATGTACTTCAAGATGATAAGTCAAATGGTAAGTCATATGCTCAGAAGTTATCAGATATGCTAAAACAGCTACGTGAGGAATTAAAAAATAGCAAAATGACTATTCAACAATCGTCAGAACTATCATCTATACTGAAAAGTTTAGCTGACGCGAAATTTGATAAGAAGAAGGATTTTTCACAACTACAGCATCTATGTTGTTTTTTAGAAGAACAAGTTAGTAATGAACAGGAAAAAGTTTTGTCATTACTAGAAAAACTACAAGAAGAGCTTACTAATATATTAAAAGAGATGCGTAGTGGTAGTTCAGCTAGCTATTGTAAGGTTTTTTCTTCATTATCCTCTTCAAATACAGGTTATATGCTACCAAAGAGTAGTAACGAAAGTCCACAAGCCCATAGTACGCCGCTTGGTCTTAAAGGTAATATGCATCAATTTTTTAGAGATAAGTTCTTAGGTATTAATACTACGTTAAGTAGTAGAGAACAACTTTTGTGTGCTGAACAAGAATTGGAGAAGAGTCAGGTTAAAAGTATGGAAAGTGAAGATTTAGAAGGTAGTTTCTACTTAGGCATGGCTGCTTTAAATGTTGCGAATAAAGGTCTATCTGGATCCAGGCGAACATCTTTTTTTGTGCATTCGAACCCCGATGATGATGTTATGGGTGCTTCTTTAAATGTTGGAGTAAAACTTGCAAAAGAAGGTCGGTTAAAGGATGCTGATAGCATTTTTGATGATGTATTCAACAAAAGAGAAAGTGGTGGTTATAGTAGTTACAGTAAATTAAAGGTTCTTCATAATAAGGCAGAGCTGTATCGCACCCAAGGTAAAGATGAGGAGTGTTTAAAAGTTTATAAGATAATATATGACAAGTTAGGCTGTGATAATCCAGCTTCTTTATCAGTTGTGCGTGATATTGCAGGAGTGTTTTTTAAACAAGGTAAATTTGATGATGCTTTAAGACCTCTTCAGGAAGTGTATGGGGCTCAAGAGAAAATATTAGGTGGTGATCATCCTGGTGTTATATCAGTTTTTGCTGATATTCAGGAAGTATTAAAAGCACAGAAAAGTGAATGTTCAACACAACTTTTTCAAGGACGAGAGAAAGGTAAGAGCAGTTATAGTTCAAGTTCTAATACATCTGGCTTTGCAAGTAATTTTACTGCTCTCTCAGGTGTGCAGAATATTAGTGAGGGAGATAAAGTAACCGATTCAGGTTCTAACCCGAGTAGCGCATCCGGTGGGGTAAGGCAAAAACAAGGCTCGTATAGTTCACGACAAAATGTTCCTAAATCTAAGAAAGAATGGAGCAATGATGTTAAACCAAAAAAAACAGTACATTCTTCCAAGAGAGAGGTTGGTGCTACAGGAAGTATACCTAGCCTCAATAAACATACCTCCAAAGAGCAGGAGAGAAGAGAGAAAAATAAAGTGAATTCTTGTGGAAGAGGAAGGGGTAAATAACTGGGATAATGTGCTCGCGTTATCAAATTGTAACTTTGGCGTGGAAGGCTGAATATGAAGTTTTTGTTGTGATGGTGTAATATTATGCGTGCTCTTTATCGCTATTTTGGATAATTCATTAACGTTTACGAAGATAAGGGAATTTTGTATCTGTTCAGCGAAGCGGCAGAAAATTGTTAGAATGAAGTGGACGGTGTAATATGGTTGACACTTTGCACAGTTTAAATGGATCGGTTGAAGTCTTTTTCTCAACCATACTCCTGAAATGCTATAAAAAGCTGGATAATCCTGAAGCAGCTAAACCACAACAAAAAGCATTCAAAAACCATACAGTCAAGGAAGACCACCTTTTTCTTGCTTGACTGTATGTGATTACCACCAACAAAATACTAAAATATCTTGACTCTAAATAGAAGTATGAAAAGTATGCTCTTAAAAGAAATTTGCCTTTTTTACTGGAAGATGTGGCCAGCCAGAGAGATGCAAAAAACTAATGAGAGCGCAACAATTTAAGAGTTTACTAATAGGATATTTTCAAATATAATTGGGTATATTGAGATAAGAATACGGATATGTTTGATATTTCAAAAATTGAAATAACACCTGAAATACTAAAATTAGTTGCTGAAATTGATGAATTTAAAGGAGCATGGCAATTATTTGGTAATTTAGCTCCAGAACGTTTACAAATGCTCAAAAAAATCGCAGCAATTGAAAGTATCGGTTCTTCTACTCGTATTGAAGGGGCAAAATTATCAGACCGTGAAGTTGAACAATTATTATCCAGACTTGATACACGCTCATTTCGTTCTCGGGATGAACAAGAAATAGCTGGATATGCGTATGTGTGTGA
Coding sequences:
- a CDS encoding type II toxin-antitoxin system RelE family toxin, with the translated sequence MKKPYKKLYLVECAKRVLKKDIPALPADIRSIVLEIINGVLTTNPTSVGRKLLGEFEGHRRIEVKNYRMIYCVDTTEHKVDIVSVKHRQGVYKKFKPQKH
- a CDS encoding tetratricopeptide repeat protein → MDVQKQSFLWGGYESFKSVICWRYLEGYLNVKFGDKAVKQNYLKEKISIFVAHEYIKENSLYVQYDKLKAINIVQKNCDEAQLERLEKAIKKGKKCSQGLLDDEVLKTLKHMVHVLQDDKSNGKSYAQKLSDMLKQLREELKNSKMTIQQSSELSSILKSLADAKFDKKKDFSQLQHLCCFLEEQVSNEQEKVLSLLEKLQEELTNILKEMRSGSSASYCKVFSSLSSSNTGYMLPKSSNESPQAHSTPLGLKGNMHQFFRDKFLGINTTLSSREQLLCAEQELEKSQVKSMESEDLEGSFYLGMAALNVANKGLSGSRRTSFFVHSNPDDDVMGASLNVGVKLAKEGRLKDADSIFDDVFNKRESGGYSSYSKLKVLHNKAELYRTQGKDEECLKVYKIIYDKLGCDNPASLSVVRDIAGVFFKQGKFDDALRPLQEVYGAQEKILGGDHPGVISVFADIQEVLKAQKSECSTQLFQGREKGKSSYSSSSNTSGFASNFTALSGVQNISEGDKVTDSGSNPSSASGGVRQKQGSYSSRQNVPKSKKEWSNDVKPKKTVHSSKREVGATGSIPSLNKHTSKEQERREKNKVNSCGRGRGK
- a CDS encoding Rpn family recombination-promoting nuclease/putative transposase, with product MVLSKFLDPKNNYAFKRIFGTEKNKDILVHLLNDILGLTGEAKIKDVKFLNPILNPDIASQKESIVDVLCRDSKGIQTIVEMQVARTTGFEKRAQYYAAGAYFSQADVGGKYQDLKEVIFIAITDFVLFPEDSEHISTHHILNIKTYRHYLKDFKFVFIELPKFTKTKEDQLENIFEKWCYFFKYASETSEEDLQKIVGSDEVIGRAYNELVGYNWTKEERAIYYDDKKREDDNFSCIMQSRIEGRKEREIEMAKAMLAEGMDVTTVARLTELSIDEIGKLN
- a CDS encoding ankyrin repeat domain-containing protein — protein: MLAFAQRLRNMFRSNLANNPEGNMEEGYADGREHYELQELRNLNSQFFDICEREGVNSGINFLSDNGYLNRGSLSKVINTKNREGKDVITLVVESDNLECISTAFEYLTHEDFNRKGERDYTPLHEAVRLKSSNAVKKLLESEHVDVELLDEKFYKARKYIDDKETAKLFVKCYDEKISNLSGKVEDSNKKLVLIGRAMHTTKCIFGLLAAFGSVIKIYEDYNAGAEHNPIINTLGSLGSAAGLFVSINYCVDAVLSSYRKKSSSLKKERENFIEERYKVERKLYDFRKEQASSHTGTNLVAPRVLQLASVSDSVYSPEMRN
- a CDS encoding Rpn family recombination-promoting nuclease/putative transposase, which codes for MVLSKFLDPKNNYAFKRIFGSEKNKDILVHLLNDILGLTGEAKIKDVKFLNPILNPDIASQKESIVDVLCRDSKGIQTIVEMQVARTTGFEKRAQYYAAGAYFSQADVGGKYQDLKEVIFIAITDFVLFPEDSEHISTHHILNIKTYRHYLKDFKFVFIELPKFTKTKEDQLENIFEKWCYFFKYASETSEEDLQKIVGSDEVIGRAYNELVGYNWTKEERAIYYDDKKREDDNFSCIMQSRIEGKIEGKIEVAKNLLKADVSVDLIAESTGLPIDEIKKLKSN